One window of Jannaschia sp. CCS1 genomic DNA carries:
- the pcaQ gene encoding pca operon transcription factor PcaQ: protein MDRRIKFRHLDAFSAIARAGSLKQAAEQLNLTQPAISKTLKELEDIAGARLMDRSRAGVRLTPAGAVFLQFAEQGSNAVRQGLRSVRGEAEMSGRLRIGALPSVAGTLVPRAVAMFRAKVPDTLVEVQDGSHHDLTAQLRSGGLDLVVGRLGRPHAMVGLTFRQLYTEPVIVVARPGSDVAKLTSLSDLLACLVLYPPNTSAIRPLVARSMIAAGLPIFQTRIETTSAPFAMATLQTHEAAVWFISRGVVQPDLDRGRLVALDLPLEQTAGAVGIMTRSDDIATSAARGFMKALAEA from the coding sequence ATGGATCGTCGTATCAAGTTCCGCCACCTTGACGCCTTCAGCGCCATCGCGCGGGCGGGCAGCCTGAAACAGGCAGCGGAACAATTGAACCTTACACAACCGGCGATTTCCAAAACGTTGAAGGAGCTGGAGGATATTGCCGGGGCACGTCTGATGGATCGTAGCCGCGCCGGGGTCCGCCTTACACCTGCCGGGGCCGTGTTCCTGCAATTTGCCGAGCAAGGCAGCAACGCGGTGCGACAGGGCTTGCGATCTGTCCGGGGCGAGGCAGAGATGTCGGGTCGTTTGCGCATCGGGGCTTTGCCAAGCGTCGCGGGCACACTGGTTCCGCGCGCTGTCGCAATGTTCAGGGCGAAGGTCCCGGATACGTTGGTTGAAGTGCAGGACGGATCGCATCATGACCTGACGGCGCAGCTGCGCAGCGGCGGGTTGGATCTGGTGGTCGGGCGTTTGGGGCGGCCCCACGCGATGGTCGGCCTGACCTTCCGGCAGCTCTACACGGAGCCTGTGATCGTCGTGGCGCGACCGGGCTCGGACGTCGCGAAACTGACCTCCCTGAGCGACTTGTTGGCGTGTCTGGTTCTCTACCCGCCAAATACCTCCGCCATCCGGCCTCTTGTCGCCCGATCAATGATCGCGGCTGGCCTGCCGATTTTTCAAACCCGGATCGAGACGACCTCTGCCCCCTTCGCCATGGCCACATTGCAAACGCATGAGGCCGCCGTGTGGTTCATCAGTCGAGGTGTGGTGCAACCGGATCTGGACCGGGGGCGTCTTGTAGCGCTGGACCTGCCGCTTGAGCAAACGGCAGGGGCCGTGGGGATCATGACCCGCTCCGATGACATCGCCACCAGCGCGGCCCGCGGATTTATGAAAGCGTTGGCGGAGGCCTAG
- the pobA gene encoding 4-hydroxybenzoate 3-monooxygenase — MKTQVAIIGGGPSGLLLAQLLHRRGIDSIVLERKTKDYVLGRIRAGVLEQGLVGLLEQAGCADRLHAEGFTHDGTLISYGDQMFRVDFTEHVGQPVVVYGQTEVTQDLYAAREASGGQIVYNVDDVEIHDAKSDTPFVTYHVDGHAKRIDCDFIAGCDGFHGISRKTIPEDARREFEKIYPFGWLGILSETPPVNHELIYANHPRGFALCSMRNAQLSRYYIQCSLDDHPDNWSDQAFWEELKRRIPPAQADALVTGPSIEKSIAPLRSFVTEPMRWGRLFLCGDAAHIVPPTGAKGLNTAASDVHYLFEGLKAFYADGSDEGIDAYSEKALARVWKAERFSWWFTTMMHRFPDQTAFDLKMQVADLEFLRGSASAQKAMAENYVGLPY; from the coding sequence ATGAAGACCCAAGTTGCGATCATCGGCGGCGGGCCGTCCGGCCTGTTGCTGGCCCAACTTCTGCACAGACGCGGCATCGATAGCATCGTGTTGGAGCGCAAGACCAAAGACTACGTCCTGGGCCGGATTCGCGCGGGCGTGCTGGAACAAGGGCTTGTCGGACTGCTGGAACAGGCGGGCTGCGCGGACCGCCTGCACGCAGAAGGGTTTACCCACGACGGCACGCTGATTTCCTACGGAGATCAGATGTTTCGCGTGGACTTCACCGAACACGTGGGTCAGCCGGTGGTCGTCTATGGCCAAACGGAAGTGACCCAGGACCTTTACGCCGCCCGGGAGGCGTCGGGCGGGCAGATCGTCTACAACGTCGACGATGTGGAGATCCACGATGCCAAGAGCGACACGCCCTTTGTTACCTATCACGTAGACGGTCACGCTAAGCGCATCGATTGTGACTTCATTGCCGGGTGTGACGGCTTCCACGGGATTAGCCGCAAGACCATCCCCGAAGACGCGCGGCGGGAGTTTGAGAAGATCTATCCGTTCGGCTGGCTCGGCATCCTGTCGGAAACGCCGCCTGTGAACCACGAGTTGATCTACGCCAACCATCCACGCGGCTTCGCGCTGTGTTCCATGCGGAACGCGCAGTTGAGCCGCTATTACATCCAATGCTCTCTCGATGATCATCCCGACAATTGGAGCGATCAGGCGTTTTGGGAGGAGTTGAAGCGTCGCATCCCACCCGCGCAGGCGGATGCGCTTGTGACGGGCCCCAGTATCGAAAAATCCATCGCGCCGCTGCGGTCCTTCGTGACCGAACCGATGCGGTGGGGGCGGCTGTTCCTGTGCGGCGACGCGGCCCATATCGTGCCACCCACCGGGGCGAAAGGGCTCAACACCGCCGCGTCGGACGTCCATTATCTGTTCGAAGGGTTGAAGGCCTTCTACGCCGATGGGTCCGACGAGGGCATCGACGCCTATTCCGAAAAAGCGCTCGCGCGGGTGTGGAAGGCCGAAAGGTTCTCATGGTGGTTCACGACGATGATGCACCGCTTCCCCGATCAGACCGCGTTTGACCTGAAAATGCAGGTGGCCGATCTGGAATTCCTGCGCGGCTCCGCAAGTGCCCAGAAGGCCATGGCCGAAAACTACGTGGGCTTGCCCTATTGA
- the pcaC gene encoding 4-carboxymuconolactone decarboxylase, which translates to MTERFETGMATRRTVLGDAHVDQATAKTTPFDAPFQQMITEGAWGTLWADDAIPHRERSMLTLALLAATGNFEEIPMHIRATANTGASQEDVIQAFLHVAVYAGVPKANHAIKLAKQTFAEMEA; encoded by the coding sequence ATGACGGAAAGATTTGAGACCGGCATGGCCACCCGTCGCACGGTTTTGGGGGATGCCCATGTGGATCAGGCCACCGCCAAGACGACGCCATTTGACGCGCCGTTCCAACAGATGATCACTGAAGGCGCCTGGGGGACGCTTTGGGCGGATGACGCGATCCCGCACCGGGAGCGGTCTATGCTGACGCTCGCACTGCTGGCGGCCACCGGGAATTTTGAGGAGATCCCGATGCACATCCGCGCCACGGCCAATACCGGTGCCAGTCAGGAGGATGTGATCCAGGCCTTCCTCCACGTGGCCGTCTATGCGGGCGTGCCCAAGGCGAACCATGCGATCAAATTGGCCAAGCAGACATTCGCGGAGATGGAGGCATGA
- the pcaH gene encoding protocatechuate 3,4-dioxygenase subunit beta has protein sequence MSIHAPRDLSRHPAALTPRYRSSVLRSPKQRLIALPDGPADRTGPTFGHDMIGALDHDLILNHAHDGAPVGERIIVHGRVRDEDERPVRNTLVEVWQANASGRYRHKKDTFMGAIDPNFGGCGRTVTDDQGYYRFNTIKPGAYPWPNGGNNWRPAHIHFSVFGAAFCQRLITQLYFEGDPLIPLCDIVQTVPDPRDIDMLMAKLDMETTLPFDSIAYRFDIVLRGARSTPFENRMEGN, from the coding sequence ATGAGCATTCATGCCCCCCGCGATCTGTCTCGCCATCCTGCCGCGCTGACACCACGCTACAGAAGCTCTGTCCTGCGATCGCCGAAACAGCGGCTGATCGCGCTGCCCGATGGTCCTGCGGATCGTACGGGGCCGACCTTTGGCCACGACATGATCGGCGCATTGGACCACGATCTGATCCTGAACCACGCCCACGACGGTGCGCCTGTAGGGGAGCGGATCATCGTCCACGGCCGCGTGCGGGATGAGGATGAACGACCCGTTCGGAATACTTTGGTGGAGGTTTGGCAGGCCAACGCGTCGGGTCGCTATCGACATAAGAAAGATACGTTCATGGGCGCGATAGATCCCAACTTTGGCGGTTGCGGGCGGACAGTGACGGACGATCAGGGCTACTACCGGTTCAACACGATCAAGCCGGGCGCCTATCCGTGGCCCAATGGCGGCAACAACTGGCGGCCTGCCCATATCCATTTCAGCGTCTTTGGGGCCGCATTTTGCCAGCGCCTGATCACTCAGCTTTACTTCGAAGGCGACCCTCTGATCCCGCTATGTGACATCGTTCAGACTGTGCCCGACCCGCGGGATATCGACATGTTGATGGCCAAGCTGGATATGGAAACCACCCTGCCTTTCGACAGCATAGCCTACCGGTTCGACATCGTCTTGCGAGGCGCAAGATCGACCCCGTTCGAAAACCGGATGGAGGGCAACTGA
- the pcaG gene encoding protocatechuate 3,4-dioxygenase subunit alpha — protein MSDLKETPSQTAGPYVHIGLATEAAGFTTFPAFGAQIFSPDIPGERIRVGGRILDGDGAPMTDALLEIWQADASGTYSDSAEGFGRIVPDFETGAYGFDTIKPGATNGAPHLHLWLVARGINLGLHTRMYFEDEGEANAADPVLQGLDLERRATLIAARDGTTYRLDIRVQGDNEMVFFDV, from the coding sequence ATGTCTGATCTCAAGGAAACGCCATCGCAAACCGCCGGTCCATACGTGCACATCGGCCTTGCGACCGAAGCGGCGGGCTTCACCACGTTCCCGGCCTTTGGCGCGCAGATCTTCAGTCCAGACATCCCCGGCGAGCGTATTCGCGTGGGAGGTCGCATCCTTGACGGAGACGGCGCACCGATGACCGACGCGCTTCTGGAGATCTGGCAGGCGGACGCTTCTGGCACCTACAGCGACAGTGCCGAGGGCTTCGGTCGTATCGTGCCGGATTTTGAGACCGGCGCTTATGGCTTTGACACCATCAAGCCCGGTGCCACCAACGGCGCGCCGCATCTGCATCTTTGGCTGGTCGCGCGGGGCATAAACCTGGGGCTGCACACGCGGATGTATTTTGAGGATGAGGGGGAGGCCAATGCCGCAGACCCTGTGTTACAGGGCCTTGATCTCGAGCGACGCGCAACCCTAATTGCCGCGCGCGACGGCACGACTTACCGCCTCGACATCCGTGTTCAGGGCGACAATGAAATGGTGTTCTTCGATGTCTGA
- a CDS encoding 3-keto-5-aminohexanoate cleavage protein — MSDPKPCIICVAITGSVPTKAANPAVPITVAEQIESTHAAFEAGAAICHAHVRNDDETPSSDPEKFARLKEGVEGHCPGMIVQLSTGGRSGASKERGGMLPLRPDMASLSVGSNNFPTRVYENPPDLVDWLAAEMRTYDIKPEIEAFDLSHIHHAALMHQRGQLAGHPYVQFVMGVKNAMPADRETFDFYVATMTRLLPESEWCAAGIGPNQIVLNEWAIAAGGHARTGLEDNVRWDKQTLAPSNAALVERTAEICEKNGRPVATTAQAREILGLRT, encoded by the coding sequence ATGTCTGACCCCAAACCCTGCATCATCTGTGTGGCCATCACCGGCTCTGTGCCCACAAAGGCCGCAAACCCTGCCGTTCCGATCACGGTAGCCGAACAGATCGAGTCCACCCATGCCGCGTTTGAGGCGGGCGCGGCCATCTGCCATGCCCATGTCCGCAACGATGATGAAACACCCTCCTCGGACCCCGAAAAGTTCGCCCGCCTGAAAGAGGGCGTTGAGGGGCATTGTCCCGGTATGATTGTCCAACTTTCCACTGGCGGGAGGTCGGGCGCGAGCAAGGAACGGGGTGGGATGCTCCCCTTGCGGCCCGATATGGCGTCGCTGTCTGTGGGCTCAAACAACTTCCCCACCCGCGTCTATGAGAACCCGCCCGACCTGGTCGATTGGCTGGCCGCCGAGATGCGCACGTATGACATAAAGCCCGAGATTGAGGCCTTTGACCTCAGCCATATTCACCATGCCGCCCTGATGCATCAACGGGGGCAGTTGGCCGGCCACCCCTATGTGCAATTCGTCATGGGCGTCAAAAATGCCATGCCCGCCGACCGGGAGACATTTGATTTCTATGTCGCGACCATGACGCGGTTGTTGCCTGAGTCCGAGTGGTGTGCGGCAGGCATTGGGCCCAACCAGATCGTCCTGAACGAATGGGCCATTGCAGCGGGTGGCCATGCGCGGACTGGATTGGAAGATAACGTGCGCTGGGACAAACAGACCCTCGCGCCGTCCAATGCTGCGTTGGTCGAGCGCACGGCTGAGATCTGCGAAAAGAACGGGCGACCGGTGGCCACGACGGCACAGGCGCGAGAGATATTGGGCCTGCGTACCTAG
- a CDS encoding TetR/AcrR family transcriptional regulator, with protein sequence MAVAPPQSEKEQQIAAAALRVFSRYGLKRATMNDIAEEAGVVRQTLYNVFANKDEVIHGTLLFYKAGLRQTVADAWRTADSLGEKLDLFFEHYILCSWDAARQTPDAAELETSSLTSIKTAMREADAATEEMLTELFMPHTDALTQNGQDPQSFAIFVNATLIGLKHNTDDRDALTAHLAALKAVILHLIR encoded by the coding sequence ATGGCCGTCGCGCCCCCCCAATCCGAGAAAGAACAGCAGATCGCCGCCGCTGCCCTGCGCGTGTTCTCTCGCTATGGGTTGAAGCGCGCCACCATGAACGACATCGCCGAGGAGGCTGGCGTCGTGCGGCAGACCCTCTACAACGTTTTTGCCAACAAGGATGAGGTCATCCACGGCACATTGCTGTTCTACAAGGCCGGGCTCCGCCAAACCGTGGCCGATGCCTGGAGGACCGCCGATAGTCTGGGTGAGAAGCTCGATTTGTTCTTCGAGCACTACATCCTTTGTTCTTGGGACGCGGCGCGCCAGACGCCCGATGCCGCTGAGCTGGAAACCAGCAGTCTGACGTCCATCAAGACCGCCATGCGCGAAGCGGACGCGGCCACAGAAGAGATGCTTACCGAGCTTTTTATGCCCCACACGGATGCCCTGACCCAAAACGGCCAGGATCCCCAGAGTTTTGCAATCTTCGTCAACGCCACGCTCATTGGCTTGAAGCACAATACAGACGATCGCGACGCGCTGACCGCCCATCTCGCCGCCCTCAAAGCGGTGATCCTTCACCTAATCAGGTAA
- a CDS encoding (2Fe-2S)-binding protein, with translation MRLTVNGEEREVDVAPDMPLLWVLREELNLPGTRYGCGIAQCGACTVHIDGQAARSCQTRVGDLDGAEITTVEGLGQPDSLHAVQQAWIDHQVAQCGYCQSGQIMQAAALLDANPAPTDHDIDFVMSGNLCRCGTYPRIREAIHTAARAMEG, from the coding sequence ATGCGACTGACGGTGAATGGCGAGGAGCGGGAGGTTGACGTTGCCCCCGACATGCCCCTTCTGTGGGTGCTGCGAGAAGAATTGAACCTGCCGGGCACGCGCTATGGCTGCGGTATCGCGCAATGCGGAGCGTGCACCGTGCACATTGACGGCCAAGCCGCGCGGTCCTGCCAGACCCGCGTGGGCGATCTGGACGGGGCTGAGATCACGACGGTTGAGGGCCTCGGCCAACCAGATAGCCTTCACGCCGTGCAGCAGGCCTGGATCGACCATCAGGTGGCGCAATGCGGTTATTGTCAAAGCGGGCAGATCATGCAGGCGGCGGCATTGCTGGACGCGAACCCGGCCCCGACCGATCACGACATTGATTTCGTCATGTCCGGCAATCTATGTCGCTGCGGCACCTATCCGCGCATTCGCGAGGCGATCCATACCGCAGCCCGTGCGATGGAGGGTTGA
- a CDS encoding xanthine dehydrogenase family protein molybdopterin-binding subunit: MGKLKTFTRRAFLVGSAAVAGGVAFGTYLVARDPDNPNLQGLAEGAASFNPWVRIDATGITLVTPHADIGQGAASMQAALIAEEMDLDWADFEIDFGRPAPAYWNTAMAGESAPVLPWDDSFGAQAMRSTVGSLLKVIGMQGTGGSTSTPDSYVKLREAGAMARETLKLAASQRTGISFTEMRTEGAAVHLPDGTAIPYVDLATEAAGLEPVQGTPLRDPSTWRLVGKDMPRIDIVPKSTGAPIYGLDIELPDMARASLRMNPRKGGALNGFDASTAEAMQGVERVLGIPGGVAVIATNTWYAMQALDAIDYDWGPAPYAPEQADHWAALEQAFTEENLDSEWLNIGDVEADIPSATTIEAEYRAPYVAHQPLEPLNAVVLVEDDGAQVWTGHQMPRFLQQQVAAITGHDADQITLHNQYAGGSFGHRLEFDYVKQAVQIAMQMRGRPVKLTYSRETDFAQDFPRQITMGRGRGAVLDGQVVSFDTQIAAPSVVRSQVGRMGQSVPGPDSQLAAGVWQQPYGVENTRMRAYAVEGLSPVSSWRSVGASANGFIGEGFLDELIHAAGADPLEERIRLCTLDDISRQVLEAVGEMSNWGEALPEGTGRGVALVHAFGVPCAEVVEVTMTDAGIRLNTVWVAADVGRVVDPVNFDNIVKGGVIWGLGHAINSEITYTDGIADQTNFHAHEGMRMHQTPEIFVRGLENGHVRGIGEPPVPPAPPALANAIFAATGQRIREMPFWNHIDFV; the protein is encoded by the coding sequence ATGGGCAAGCTGAAAACGTTCACCCGCCGCGCGTTCCTCGTGGGCTCAGCCGCCGTCGCGGGCGGCGTGGCGTTCGGGACCTATCTGGTGGCCCGCGACCCGGACAACCCCAATCTCCAGGGCTTGGCGGAGGGTGCGGCCTCCTTCAACCCATGGGTCCGCATTGACGCGACGGGCATCACGCTGGTCACGCCCCACGCCGATATCGGACAGGGTGCGGCCTCTATGCAGGCCGCTTTGATCGCGGAAGAGATGGATCTGGACTGGGCCGACTTCGAGATCGACTTTGGACGTCCTGCCCCGGCCTATTGGAACACGGCGATGGCGGGCGAAAGTGCGCCCGTGCTGCCGTGGGATGACAGTTTTGGCGCACAGGCCATGCGCTCCACCGTCGGGTCCTTGTTGAAGGTAATCGGGATGCAAGGGACCGGCGGCTCCACCTCCACGCCCGACAGCTACGTGAAGCTGCGCGAAGCCGGGGCCATGGCGCGGGAAACGCTGAAGCTGGCGGCATCGCAGCGCACGGGTATTTCTTTTACTGAGATGCGGACAGAGGGGGCGGCCGTCCATCTGCCCGACGGCACGGCAATTCCTTACGTGGACCTGGCGACTGAGGCCGCGGGGTTGGAGCCTGTCCAAGGCACGCCGCTCCGCGATCCGTCCACGTGGCGGTTGGTGGGCAAGGATATGCCACGCATTGACATTGTCCCGAAATCGACCGGCGCGCCGATCTACGGGCTCGACATTGAGCTGCCCGATATGGCCCGCGCAAGCCTGCGAATGAACCCGCGCAAAGGTGGCGCGCTGAACGGGTTTGACGCCTCCACCGCCGAAGCGATGCAGGGCGTTGAGCGCGTTCTGGGGATCCCCGGCGGTGTTGCCGTGATCGCGACCAATACCTGGTACGCGATGCAAGCCCTCGACGCGATTGACTACGATTGGGGTCCTGCCCCCTATGCGCCCGAACAAGCTGACCATTGGGCCGCGCTGGAGCAAGCGTTCACGGAGGAAAACCTCGATAGCGAATGGCTGAACATCGGGGATGTAGAGGCCGATATCCCAAGTGCGACGACGATTGAGGCCGAGTATCGCGCGCCCTACGTGGCCCATCAGCCACTGGAGCCGCTGAACGCGGTTGTATTGGTCGAAGATGATGGCGCGCAGGTCTGGACCGGACATCAGATGCCGCGCTTTCTACAGCAGCAAGTGGCCGCAATTACCGGCCATGATGCCGATCAGATCACGCTTCACAATCAATATGCGGGCGGCTCTTTCGGGCACCGTCTGGAGTTTGACTACGTCAAGCAAGCGGTTCAGATCGCAATGCAGATGCGCGGGCGGCCAGTTAAGCTGACCTATAGCCGCGAGACGGATTTTGCCCAAGATTTTCCAAGGCAGATCACGATGGGGCGTGGGCGCGGCGCGGTTCTGGACGGTCAAGTTGTCAGCTTTGATACGCAGATCGCGGCGCCCTCTGTTGTTCGGTCTCAAGTGGGTCGAATGGGGCAATCCGTGCCCGGACCAGACAGTCAGCTAGCCGCCGGTGTCTGGCAACAGCCCTACGGGGTTGAGAACACGCGCATGCGCGCCTATGCGGTGGAAGGGCTGTCGCCCGTCTCGTCCTGGCGCTCGGTCGGGGCATCGGCCAATGGGTTCATTGGTGAGGGTTTTCTGGATGAGCTGATCCATGCCGCTGGCGCGGACCCGTTGGAGGAACGTATTCGCCTGTGTACCCTGGATGACATCAGCCGCCAGGTCCTGGAGGCCGTCGGAGAGATGTCAAACTGGGGGGAGGCTTTGCCGGAGGGCACCGGACGTGGGGTCGCGCTGGTTCATGCCTTTGGCGTTCCCTGCGCAGAGGTTGTGGAAGTCACGATGACCGACGCGGGCATTCGTTTGAACACGGTCTGGGTCGCCGCCGATGTCGGTCGTGTCGTCGATCCGGTGAACTTCGACAATATCGTCAAAGGCGGCGTGATCTGGGGCCTCGGCCACGCGATCAATTCGGAGATCACCTACACCGATGGCATCGCAGATCAGACGAATTTCCATGCCCATGAAGGGATGCGGATGCATCAAACGCCCGAGATCTTTGTGCGCGGGTTGGAGAATGGCCATGTGCGCGGGATCGGAGAGCCTCCGGTGCCACCTGCTCCTCCGGCGCTGGCCAACGCGATCTTCGCGGCCACCGGTCAGCGCATCCGAGAGATGCCGTTCTGGAACCACATTGATTTCGTCTGA
- a CDS encoding Crp/Fnr family transcriptional regulator, whose product MTPDMHNALRVVGQPLSFKGGDTLRQKGTFAPDMLLILTGQVDCVLSEEDAVHLPVGPGTIVGEIGSLTGQAATATLRAVGPVETLSLDARALQRLQQEAPKVASDILRHLTHLLRDRSVQNQDLLAESTGEAADAITVVRCSTLDQMRTAQRVHYDVHCLENGRDSALADHEEGIIIDDLGQAGTTFIAYTGVQVIGMMRVHSGADCDEDVRRLHGAHLTDTRAVITTTALHDAYVSDDVLSDFLGAILTFTTVSGADALLVHCPMNHEARYLARGFVRTGPDVVLDEIGPSVPMILRV is encoded by the coding sequence ATGACGCCAGATATGCACAACGCCCTGCGCGTGGTCGGTCAACCGCTATCCTTCAAAGGCGGCGATACGTTACGCCAGAAAGGTACTTTTGCCCCCGATATGCTGTTGATCCTCACCGGTCAGGTCGACTGTGTCCTGTCCGAGGAGGATGCAGTCCATCTGCCTGTCGGTCCTGGTACAATCGTGGGTGAAATCGGCTCTCTCACCGGTCAGGCAGCGACGGCCACCTTGCGGGCTGTGGGACCGGTTGAGACCCTCTCGCTGGACGCGCGCGCCCTGCAACGGCTCCAACAGGAGGCACCGAAAGTGGCGTCCGACATCCTGCGCCACCTCACGCATCTGCTTCGAGACAGGTCCGTTCAAAACCAAGACTTGTTGGCTGAAAGCACTGGAGAGGCAGCCGACGCCATTACCGTCGTTCGCTGTTCCACCCTCGACCAGATGCGCACGGCGCAGAGAGTTCACTACGATGTTCATTGTCTGGAAAACGGCCGCGACTCCGCCCTTGCGGATCACGAGGAGGGCATCATCATTGATGATCTGGGCCAAGCGGGCACGACGTTCATCGCGTATACGGGGGTGCAGGTCATTGGCATGATGCGCGTGCACTCAGGCGCGGATTGTGACGAAGATGTTCGGCGCTTGCATGGCGCGCATCTGACGGACACACGTGCTGTCATCACCACCACCGCGTTGCACGACGCCTATGTGTCCGACGATGTTCTGAGTGACTTCCTCGGTGCGATCCTCACTTTTACAACTGTGTCCGGCGCTGATGCGTTGCTCGTTCATTGCCCGATGAACCACGAGGCGCGCTATCTGGCACGCGGCTTTGTCCGCACCGGCCCTGACGTCGTCTTGGATGAAATCGGCCCTTCTGTCCCGATGATCCTGCGCGTTTGA
- a CDS encoding flagellar motor protein MotB gives MADNELRPIIIKKKKVISGGGHHGGAWKVAYADFVTAMMAFFMLMWLLNATTENQRKGLADYFSPTIPVARISGGGDGAFGGDSPFSEDVLSQDGSGATSLRPTEGRQALGLEGTEHDAEQEEANLTEIEGALMGEGGDSVLSDLARPHIETRLTDEGLVIEVFSRPGQPIFDPDTGLPQPWLEELTVSMADLFGTVLNRVAVEAHIAAEPLVRTTESGWQRTTERAQIIRALLEDGGLNAQRIARVTGHSDREPFVSPPIAPRNDRIEVILLRERF, from the coding sequence ATGGCAGACAACGAACTGCGCCCGATTATTATCAAGAAGAAGAAAGTGATCAGCGGCGGTGGTCATCATGGTGGTGCGTGGAAAGTGGCTTATGCCGACTTCGTGACGGCGATGATGGCCTTTTTCATGCTGATGTGGCTTCTGAACGCCACCACCGAAAACCAGCGCAAGGGTTTGGCGGATTACTTCAGCCCCACGATCCCTGTGGCGCGGATTTCCGGCGGCGGTGACGGCGCATTCGGAGGCGACAGCCCGTTTTCTGAAGATGTTTTGTCTCAAGACGGCAGCGGGGCCACCAGTCTTCGCCCAACCGAAGGGCGCCAAGCCCTCGGGCTGGAAGGTACGGAACATGACGCGGAGCAGGAAGAGGCCAATCTGACCGAAATTGAAGGGGCGTTGATGGGCGAGGGCGGGGACAGTGTGCTCAGCGACCTGGCGCGCCCCCACATTGAGACACGACTGACCGACGAAGGTTTGGTGATAGAGGTGTTTTCGCGCCCCGGTCAGCCGATATTCGATCCTGATACCGGCCTGCCGCAACCCTGGCTGGAAGAGTTGACCGTTTCAATGGCTGACCTGTTCGGAACAGTGCTGAACCGCGTTGCTGTTGAGGCGCATATCGCGGCTGAGCCGCTGGTGCGGACCACGGAAAGTGGGTGGCAACGCACGACCGAGCGGGCGCAGATCATCCGAGCTTTGCTTGAAGACGGCGGGCTGAACGCCCAGCGGATCGCTCGCGTGACGGGCCATTCCGACCGGGAGCCTTTCGTTAGCCCACCAATCGCGCCACGCAACGATCGGATCGAGGTGATCTTGCTGCGTGAACGCTTCTGA